CGCGATGCCGCCGTTCTTGTTGATGTAGGCGAGCGCGTCGGCGACGCCCTGGCCGAAGGGCACGCCCACGTCCGACGTGGCGCCGGACTGGTCGGCGAGGTGGCCGACCGGGATCTTCTGGGCGTTGGCGGCCCCGGTGCCGAGCAGGACGACGGCGGCGGACGCCAGCAGGACGGTCTTCATGGTCATGGTGCGTTTTCTCCCAGTCGTTATGTTTTTCAGAAGCCGATGTGCGAGAAGGGCTCTAGTGCGAGAACGGGTAGAGCTTCCAGTAGGCCTTGATCTGCTTCCAGCGGTGGGCCAGCCCGTCCGGTTCGAAGACCAGGAACAGGATGATCACGAGGCCGATGGCCATTTCGCGCAGGAAGGCGATGGCGTCCTTCAGGTTCAGCGCGGCGTCGATGGCGGTGCCGGACAGCGCGGTGGTGATGGCCTGCATCACCTCGGGCAGCAGCACCATGAAGGCGGTGCCCATCAGCGACCCCATGATCGAGCCCAGCCCCCCGATGATGATCATGCCGAGGAACTGGATCGAGAAGAGGATCGTGAAGCCCTCCACCGATACGAACTGCAGGTAGTGGGCGTAGAGCGCGCCGCCGATGCCGGCGTAGAAGGACGAGATGCCGAAGGACATCGTGCGGTACTTGGTCAGGTTGATGCCCATGATCTCCGCGGAGAGATAATGGTCACGCACCGCCACCAGCGCCCGCCCGTCGCGGGACCGCATCAGGTTGGTCGCCAGGATGTACATGACGACCATGTAGACCAGCACGACGTAGAAGAAGCTCTCGTCGGTGTCGAAGGCGTAGCCGAACAGGGTGAAGGGCTCCGCGATTGTGCCGGCGGTTCCCCCCGTGAACCAGTCGGCCCGCGAGAAGAAGTCCTGGAGGATGTACTGCGCCGCCAGCGTGGCGATGGCGAGGTACAGGCCCTTCAGCCGCGCCGCCGGGATGCCGAACAGCATGCCGACCGCGGTGGTCATCACGCCGGCCAGCGGGATGGCGAGCGCCACCGGGATGCCGAAGCTGTTCGACAGCCACGCCGACGAGAAGGCGCCGAAACCGAAGAAGGCGG
This DNA window, taken from Azospirillum formosense, encodes the following:
- a CDS encoding branched-chain amino acid ABC transporter permease: MANISLIPCGDFKTRYAADTTIFPTRTSRNFAILGVALLLLCPAFMDRYWLNLCIQIGYLGIAALGLNILVGFTGQISIGHAAFFGFGAFSSAWLSNSFGIPVALAIPLAGVMTTAVGMLFGIPAARLKGLYLAIATLAAQYILQDFFSRADWFTGGTAGTIAEPFTLFGYAFDTDESFFYVVLVYMVVMYILATNLMRSRDGRALVAVRDHYLSAEIMGINLTKYRTMSFGISSFYAGIGGALYAHYLQFVSVEGFTILFSIQFLGMIIIGGLGSIMGSLMGTAFMVLLPEVMQAITTALSGTAIDAALNLKDAIAFLREMAIGLVIILFLVFEPDGLAHRWKQIKAYWKLYPFSH